CCGGCCTGGCTGATCGATACGCTGCAGACCGACTTCGTCCAAATCAGCTTTCGCGGAAAGTCGGGCTATCGCCTCCCCTTGTATTGGGACCCGATCGTGCAAGCACGGCTGGCACTACTGGCACAGAAACTAGCCGAGCGCTATCAGGACGACTCGCAACTCGCGCTGGTCTATGTCACTCAAATGACGAGTAACGGCATCGAAGGGCACCTGAATGGTGTCGACATGAACACAATGCGAGAGGCTGGCTACACAGATGATAAGTGGGTGAACGCCAGCAAACAAGCGGCGCACGATTTCGCCGATGCCTTTAAGAACAAAGCCATCGCAATCGAACTCCATGAGTTGAATGGCAGCGCGGCCGTGCCGACGCGCATCATGAATGAGTTGTGGGGCGATCCCTCTTTGGAAAAACGCGTTGGCGTCGGCCTATGGTGGCTCTCCGGTAAAACTCACTACCAGGCGGGACTGATTGACGCATTGACCGCCTACCCGGGCGACATTTATGCACAGGTCATTGGACGCTCGGACCAAAGCCACCGCTTCGAATCCGGCGACTACAGCCACGTCTTCGAGCAAGCCAAGCAGATCGGCATCCGCTACATTGAACCCTGGGAATATGAATTTCGCAGCTCCGGCAGATCCGCACAGGGCAAATGGAACAGCGCCATGGCCGACTTCAACCAATGGGCGGATACACACTATCGCGACACGCCTGCAAACGAATCCGCGACCTGTTGCCCCGCTTCAGGCGCACAAAAAAGTGATCAACCCAGCGCAGCTGGATTGATCACTGATAAATAGCGCGAGGCCTGAGCAGTAATGAGTGACTAGGCTGCCGATTCGACAGGAGACGACAGAATGGCAGCATATTCATGCTCACAAGTCGTCGCAATATCACCCGCTGCTTTAAGCAAGGCCCGTTCTGGCAAAATTTCCATACGCACGATAGCAGATGGCTTCGGATGCTTGGTGTTCGATGTGATCACCGTCATGCCAGGACATTTCATAAACTTGCCGACATATTCCATAAAACTCACCAGATCCGCCTCATGAGCAAATGGAAACGCACGCTGCAACTGTAAGGCTCCATCTCGTAATTCGATGACCCAGTTGGCGATAGCAGCGTTTGTGCGTTTCATATTGTCCTCCGTTTTTGATTGTTATGTCTTTTATTCTTTTTTGCCGCAGTTGTGCGACGAATGGTGACTTACCATCTTTCATGCCAATTTCAAATGGAGCTCATAGATTCATACAAAAGCGTAAGTTTATTACGGAGTATCCATCAACCCATCTTGCAAAAATCCATGTAAAAAGCTCAAAAAACACTGCAAACTGCATGCCTCAGGATGCGCTCACAAAAAGACTCCGTGAAAGTGGAATTATTTTTCAGCTAATGCATCTTACCCCCATGAAACACACCCTCTCCCTCTTCACCATCGCTGCCCTTTCACTCTTAGCCATTGGCTGCTATGCCAGCAAAACTGAGAAAGATCTCCACCCCGCCAGCGTCGAAGTGCCCAAGGGCATGCAAACCGCAGTCGTCGGCGCAGGTTGTTTTTGGTGCGTGGAAGCCTTTTTCGAAAGTTTAGAAGGCGTAAACGAGGTCGTGAGCGGATACGCCGGCGGCAGCGAAGCCTCGCCCAGCTACTACCAAGTCGCCCGCGGCGAGACCTCGCATGCCGAAGTCGTACAAATCATTTATGATCCCGAAGTGATCCCCTATCGCAAGCTGATCGATTTCTTTTGGACCACCCACGATGCCACCCGCAGCAACGGCGTCTGGCCCGACTTCGGCTCGCAGTATCGCAGCATTTTACTTTATCAAAACGAAGCAGAGCGCGAAGCCATCGCAAGCAGTCGCCAGGCCTACGAATCCAAAACGGGCAATAAAGTCGCGACCGAGATCAAGGCGCTCAACACCTTTTACCCCGCCGAAAGCTATCACCAGAACTACGCCGAAAACAACCCGAACGACCGCTACGTCGTCGGCGTCTTAAATCCTAAGTTAAAAAAGCTGGGCTTAAAATAAGCGCGATTGCAGACATCGCTTGGCACCCACGGACTACTCTACCTCAACTGGCACGAGCTTCTCCCACTCATAGAGCTCGATCTTGACCTCGACCACTTCATCGAGATCGGTGTGACCGATCGCCTCATAACCTGAAGCCATGCGCCCGCTCCGCGAAGCAACCTTAAACTCGCCCGGCGGAAGGTTTGTAAATTCGAAACGCCCCTGAGCATCTGTAAGCTCGGCATCAAACGAAAAGGGGAATGCACCCGCTTGATACTCACTGCGACTGGCATATACTTCGGCTCCTGGGATCACCTTGCCAGTTCCTGCTTCGATCACAACACCGCTCATCCGATGGCCAGGCTTAAGTTGGATCACCTGCTCCTTCTCACGAAGGTTCAAACGAGACTTGATCGGCTGATAGCCTGCAACGGAGTCGACCGTTATATAATAGGCACCATTCACCTCGCTGTTCACCGAATCCAGACGGAAGCGCCCTTCGCGATCCGTGCGAGGACCCGAACGCGAAAAACTGTGCCCCTCGCTCGGCTCAAAACTAAACTGAGTCGTCGCCATAGCAATCGCTTCACCGCCCTCATTGATGACTCTGCCGCTGATCGTCTCTCCCACGGGCATTTCCATTCGAATACGTCGCACCGGCAGCGCCTCAGTCAAATCTATCGGCTCAGAAAGTAAATGCGTGTATCCACGCGATGCAGATATCACATAGCTGCCCCCCAGCGGCAGTGGACTCGCCAAGAATTCATTATCCTGATCATGACTGCTCGATGCATTTTTTACTTTGATACTTAGGGAGCTGCGCTTCGTCTGCTCGTTCGAGTTTTCAGTTTCAAAAACTCCGATTAATAAATTGGAAGGCACGCTGCCATCAGGCTCAAGAATCCTCCCGGCGATAGCTCCCGCACGCTGCGTTTCGACCTCGTGTATCAAAGGCTCAGAAGATACAGACGAAGGCACTTCAATCCGATATTCACGCTCAAACCAGTAGCCACGCAATCCTTCGGGCTCGAGCTCTATTTGGTTCGGAACTGGAAGCTCGAACTGAGCCACGCCAGCAACCACTTCGACCAAACGCTGCGTTCTTCGTCGCGCCTGCCCTTTCACGATCGGGCTCTGATCAAAACGAACACTCAATCGTCCTTCCGCCAGCGGCTCACCTACCGGGGTTTGAAAACGTATTTCAACCGGCCTCAATACATACTCCAGCTCCGGATCAATCGCGGATGCCCCAAGCGACGCCTGCACCGCCCCCGATGTCAAATATTGCCCTGGCTGAAAACTTAAATCGATTTCACCTAACTTTAGATCAATCTGAGAACGCCACTTGGGGCTGAATTCAAACTGCAGCACCCCATCCTGCACAGCCGCACTCATAGTCTCACGCTCTCTGCCCGATGACATATGATCCTCATAGCTAAATGAATAACTGATCGTATACTCAACTTTACCCTCAGCATCCAACAACGAATCCGGTACGCCTGCGACCTGAAAAGATAGCACAGGCCGCGGCTTCAAATCGAGGCTGACGTCCTCTCCAGCTAAACAGGGCCCTACGATTTCGCCCATATATCCCGGCTTCGACACCCCAAAGTAATATCGCCCTGCGTCGTTCAAAGTATTCATGACTGCCACGCCCTCCACTGAGCTGACAATTGGCTTCTCCGCACCGAGCGCACTCATATGCATCCCCGCGGAGAAGTCTCGTGATAAAACTTCGACTTGGGCCCCCGCAAGCGCTTCTCCGCTCTCAGCCGCATACACATGCAGCCTTAGAGGCTGACTCGGCTGAAGCACTATATCATACACCTCGCCAGGTTGTAATCGCAGATCTCGCAAAGACATCTCTTGATAACCTGCAATCCGACACGAAACCTTTAGAGGCAAATCACCTAAGTCCTCCAATTGCACCAAACCATTGACATCGGCTTCTGCCGAATCAAGCCGCCCCGAAGGCCCCACATCCCATTGGTAGTCCACCTTCGCATTTGAAATAGGCTCCCCCCAGGATCGATCAGGCGCAGTTGTGCATTATAACCTTCCTGCAGTTGAAACTTCAGTTCCCGTTGTGTTTCACGGACCGTACCTAAATCCACATACAAGGGCGCCCATCCTTCCACCAACACGAGTAACGAAACATCCCCCGGCTTGACAATAAAATCAAAACGACCTGCGTGCCTCGCTTGCTCCGAACTTAACATAGAGCCCCGTCCAAATCGTGAGTAACAATAAATTTGCACCGTCCCTGCCGGCGGCGTGCCGTCGGGGCACAGCGCTTGACCCGACAGAATCAAGGGCTTGCTAGCTGCCACATCTTGGTCAAAAGACTCCACCGCATACTGCGGATACACCTCGTGTACTGTATTCACCTGTTCAATACGCTCATCGGGAGTCAGCGCCTTAACTGCCGAACGCGCCGTCCACTGCAATAGGACTGCGGCCGAAAAAACCCCGACAAAGATCAAGCATAACATCGGCATTCGCAAACGTAATTCCGGCGACGAAGTGGGCCGGAGCAATCGTTTCACCCGATCAAGTAAAGTGCCCGACTTTGCGTCACCAGCAAACGAAAGCTGAACGGCATCCGCTGGCAAGAGCTGCCCCGCCGCGACCTCAGTCAATGCTTGCACATAGATCGATCGCTGCCCGGTCGCCTCTACAGCCATGGCATCACAGGCAGCTTCACGCTCTTGCCGCACCTGTCCACTCACCCACCACAAAAACGGGTTAAAGAACAAAAAGGCTTCTGCGATCAATTGCAGGAAATTCACGATCGGATCGTAGCGCTTAATATGTGCTAATTCATGCGCCAGGATTGCTTCGATGTGTTCCGGATTCAGCGCGGTCAACTGACTCAAGGGAAGCAATATCACAGGCTTGAACAGTCCGCAGACCGCCGGCACCTGACACAGTCCGCTCTTCAGCACAGGCACCATACGACGCAAGCCAATGCGCTCACAGAGAACAGCTAACTCGACGCATTCGATCGGCTCTGCATCCCGACGCAAGTTGCGTGCGCCGCGCACCGAAGCAATCACACGAACCATACCAACGACAGTACCGAGCACCCAGCAGGCGAAGGCGTATATGGCCCAGCCCCCGCGCCTTTCCTCGACCTCCACCAGGCTCTGCCATGCATCAATTTCTGCCAACACGACTGGCTCCTCAGACGCCCCTTCCATCAACGATGGCGAAACAGCCGCCGCAGCAGCCGACCTTGGCTGCTGCGGCGCACTCTGAGAAACCACGTCTTCGGACGTCGTTAAAATCGCCAGCCCCACTGGCAATGATGCACAAATCACCAATAACACGCACAAGGAAATGCCATAGCGCACATGATAGCGTCGCGCTGGTAGACATTTTAGCGTAGCGAACAATAGCAAAGCGCATAAGGCGCCAACCCAAAGCGTATGCAAAAGCGCCTCTACCAACAACGGCGCCGTCAATTGATTATAAAACTCGATCATGACACATCGTTGTTGGACTCATACTCTTTAAGTAATCTGCGAATTTCAGCCACCTCACTGGCATCCACTGAGTCTCCATCCAACAGCTGCTGCAAAACTGAATCGTTATGCTCCAAAATAAATGCCGCCGCAGTCTCCGCACCCTGCCTCAGCACCTGATGGGTAATACTCTCGAGCACGCGTTTACGCTCATCATCATATTCAAGGCTTCCCGCAAAGCGAATCACAGATTCCAAATCATCTTGCGCCATTTTGTTGGCCACCGCCCCCAAGGCATTCAAACGAGCCTGTCCGTAGGGCAGGCTGATTACATAATCAACCGTACGCGCGAGATCACTATCCGCCATGGCATAGATCGTACTGCTCATTTTATTCTTCAAATCTCCAGGCGACATATGTGCTTCTACCCAGGAAAGCATTTCGACAATTTCATCGAAGGACCTTCCACGCGCACTGCTCTGTATTTGCACTTGCTGGAGCAATTCCTTTTGCAGCTCCGGATCGGACTGGGAATCAATAATCTCACGCACGGCCTCAAAATCATGGGAACGAATACCTTGCAAGAGTTCGGTTCGGGCGCGAAAGACACCACTGTCCATTGGCAGAGAATTAATCCAAGCGAGCGCGGCATTAAAATCGTCCTGTATCCAAACATCCAGACTACCCAGCAGTGCAAATTTCTTTTCATCGCCGGCGGGCATCGCCGCAGCCATTTGGCGCGCCTGCGCAGGGTCCGTCTCAGCCAGCGCCCGAAAAACGGAACGATACATCCATTGACCTTGTCGCGCGGGCAGCTGCCCCGCCTGCAGCAAGCCGAGCACACGTTGCGGTGACTCCATTGCGGCGCCGCCAATCACCGAAGACATCATTTGCTGACGAACTTTCGCAAGTGGAAGACTTTGGGCGGTCGCCCAGGCGGCATCAAAATCCTGCTTCGCCCACTCTCGAAAGACCTGATGCCGCAAACTTTGTTGATATTTATAATCAAGTGTCTCGACGTAAGCCAACATACCCTGCGGATCTGTGACAATCCACTGTTGCTGCACCACATTTCTAAGCTGCCCAATGCCCTCCTCCGATTGATCGCGAATCTGATCCAATATGCGCGGATAATCTTCCACCGAAATCGTCGACATCATTTCCGCCAGCGCGGCATAACGGGCCACAGGAGTCATTCGCTCATAAGCCTCCAACCATTCTTGTGAAAACCCTGACTCAGGCTCAAATGCTTCGAATTCCGGTGAAACCCCTGAGTCCTGCACTGAATTCGAAGCAGGCAGCGAGGGCGCCCCGGAGAAGTGCGACTGCCCCGAAGTGGACGCCACAGGCGCCTGCTCGCTTCGCCCAAAAAGAAAATATCCCACAATTAAACCACAACCGAGCGCCAAGAGAGGGGATATAATTTTCATGCCCACAAAACTACACAAAGATTGGTTAATGGGAAGATCGAATCGCTCTCATCGAAGCACAATTTGGCTAATGCTTAATCTAGCAATCCAATCCAGCCCGCCAGCTGTTTTTCTTATGATCATTCATATCTAGCATCCTGCGTCACAAAACTTTGATACGCTCGTATCACCATAAATCCCAGCAACCAAACCGCTACATACGCATAACCTAGCACTAGATCGAAAAGAGCCAGAGCACCGATCCAACTCAAATCATCGAGCCTTTGAGCAGTCCATCCAATGAGCACAAACATCGTGATCACTTGAACCAGCGTAAATATCAGCGGCAACATCAAGATGTATTTCACCCAGCTTCTCGCATCATCAAAATTAATTCGCCCCCAAAGGAAAACAATTGTGATCAAGTATTGAACGCCCCCGTACAAGACAGAGAGCACAACGACAAAACCAATAACAACTGTCCACTCAGGAAGTGTATCATAAAGATCCCCTGTTAGGCTTTCGAGCGCATAAGCGATCAGCCCGAGGACGACTGGAAACCAAATCGGGCTCCACAGACATAGTTTAAAATATCGTTTCATAGTTATTAACACGCGAGGGGAGCGGAACACTTGTGCGGGCAAGCCCACTTGCGCACACCTCAACGCCCTTCGACTCACTATCGGCGGGCGTCACAAGTGAAGCCCCTACGTTTCTTTCCTACAGTTCGTGCAATATTGATCTGCTTCAGCAATAAGGCGAAAATCTGTAGATATATCATGGTAAAAAATAATGGATATACTCGGCTATTTAGTTTTTCCGTATATTGCTTTGAGTTCTGGTCTATAAGGAAGGTCCCTCGGAAGCTTTAGCTTCCACACTAGACCAATGGCCTGGAGCGCCTGAAGGGCCCACCAGCCCGGATCGTGTTGTGATGCTCTCAGACCGAGCTTCGCAGATTCGGGATATGCATGATGATTGTTATGCCAAGACTCTCCCATGCTGAGTAATCCTATGTGGGGAAGGTTGTGCCCTTGAACTGCGTGCCCTTGGAGGTGCCAGTCACGTTGCCCTGTATTATGTGCGAAATACCCCACCAACCAATGCCCAATCAGAGAGATTGTAATACGAACCGACACAGTCCAAATCACAAATGGCCAACCACCAAGCAGGTAGAATAAAACAGCCCATGGCACTTGCTGGAGCATCCAGCCCTTCTGCATCTGCTGGTATATTCGATCCTGCGCGATTCGTGGTTCTATCTTAAATTCCGGAGGATGCTTCAATCGTAGGTCACAGTGCATTTGCCAAATATAATCACGCCAAATCTTACTCTGGTGAACAAAGTAGGGATGACATGCTTCATGACGTTGCGACCAATCACGGATGTCGTGCATGTATAGAATGCGAAACGGTCCTCCCATCCCGACCACCGTTCCGAGATGGACTAAGAAATACTCAAACCAACGAGGACATTCGAAACTTCGGTGCACAAGGAGCCGGTGCAAGCCTATGGAATGCCCTAAGCAAAGGGTCGCAACTGTAAATACGAATGCTATAGCTACTGCACCGTAACTAAAAGTAAAGATCCCCCCAACGACTGCAATGACCGCATGAAAACTAAACCAAAGGGACTTAACGGGTGCCCAAACAACACGCCCTGCCACTGGGTTTGTCTTATGATAAGCTTTCGCATCCGAGGTATTTCTTGTACATTCATGGTTCAGCTCCGATTAATATTTTGAAATATTCGCTACAGCTCTGCGACGTGACGGCGGCCTTTCTTTCGCATCTTGTCGAAGTTGAACATATTGAAGAAGTGCATCGCGCCGAGCACCATCAGGACGATGCCGACCTTCGTGGTGAGGTACTCGACTGCGGCGACAACGGTCTCAGGATGTCTGCCGTATTTCAGAAACATCAAGACGAAGCCGAGGTTGACTAAATAAAAGCCGACCCGCAGGAGGTGATTGACGGCAGCGGCCATCTCATCGTTGCCGTGGAAGGCTTCGACCAAGAAAATATGACCGGCTCGGTAGAGCGTTTGTGCGACCCAAACCGTCATGGCGATCGTGGCTGTGGCATAGAGTGCGTAGGTGAGTAAGATTAATGTATTCATTGTTTTTTCTTTCTGAATGCACCCCGCAATCTGTGCGGGGCGTTATTTAAATCGTTTAATTAAGAAGGGTAGCACTTTGCTCTCTTCGGAGCGGGCTACTTTATCGAGAACGAGGTCGGCGGTCTGCACGAACTCGGCGAGCGCTTTAGTTTGCGAGGCGAAGAGCTGCTGCTCGGGGTCAGTCTTCTTATAGGACTTCGACGAGGAGGACTGCAGTAAATTGAGCGCGGGGTCGATTTCGCGCCGCTTACGCTCGCGGGCAATGATACAAAACATCGTCCAAACATCCTTTTCGGCTTCGAAGTATTCCTTGCGATCGCCCGGATAGGTCACACGTCGAACCAAGCCCCAGCCGACAAGGTCGCGCAAATTACTGTTGGCGTTGCCGCGGCTGATTTTGAGCGCCTGCATGACTTCGTTGGTGTCGGTGGGCTCCACCGCCAGCATGAGAAAGGCATGGATCTGCGCCATGGTGCGATTAATGCCCCAGCTGCTACCGAGCGTGCCCCACTGTGCTATAAAATCGGCCTTTGTCTTTGCAAAATCTTCGCTGTTCATGATTGAAGTTTCAGTAATTACTGAAACTTCGTCAAGGATATTATACACGTAAATTATTATTTTGAAGGCAGAACAAGTTCCGCAATGACTGCTGCTTAAAGCCCGCCCATGCAGAGGTATTTCGTTTCGATGTAATCATCGACCCCATATTTGGAACCTTCGCGACCGTGCCCGGATTCTTTGACTCCGCCGAAGGGGGCCATCGGATTGGAGATCGCAGCCTCATTAATGCCGACCATGCCATAGTCGAGGGCTTCACTCACGCGCCAGATGCGGGCGTAGTCGCGGCTGTAGAAGTAGGCGGCAAGCCCGAACTCGGTATCGTTGGCCAGCTGAATCGCCTCGGCCTCGGTCTCGAATTTGAAAACAGGCGCCACGGGGCCAAAAATCTCTTCCTTAAAACAGCGCATGGAGGGCGCGCAGTCGCGCAGCACTGTCGGCTGATAGAAGCAGTCGCCGAGCTCTGAGCCTTGTCCGCCAACCGTCGCAACCGCACCCGCTTCAAGCGCCTCGCTCACGATCGCCTGCACACTGTCAACGGCGCTCGGACGAATCAGTGGCCCCATCGTGACCGCCTCGTCGGCACCATTGCCCAGTTGGAATTTTTCTGTTTCCTGGCTAAGTTTGTCCACGAAGGCATCATACACATCCGCGTGCACCAATAGACGGTTCGCGCACACACAGGTTTGCCCGGCATTACGAAATTTCGCGGCCATGGCTCCTGCGACCGCCGCATCGAGATCGGCATCGTCAAATACGATAAAGGGCGCATTCCCTCCCAGTTCCATGGAGGTGCGCTTAACGGTGTCGGCGCACTGCTGCATCAGCTTCTTGCCAGTCGCGGTGGACCCCGTGAAGGTGAGCTTACGTACAATCGGATTGGCGGTCAGCTCGCCGCCGATCACGGATGAGTCACTGCCACACACGACATTGAATACGCCCGCCGGCAGACCCGCCTCTTCGCCCAGTGCGGCTAAAGCCAGTGCAGACAGCGGGGTTTCTTTCGCTGGCTTGGCCACAAAGGTGCAGCCCACCGCCAAGGCCGCGGCGACTTTGCGCGCAAGCATGGCATTGGGGAAATTCCACGGTGTGATGGCGGCCACCACGCCGACCGGACGCTTCAAGACAAGCACCCGTTGATCCTGACTGGGTGCCGCCAAGATATCGCCATCGATACGTTTGGCCTCCTCCGCAAACCATTCTAAATAATGCGCCCCATAGGCGATCTCTCCCTTGGCCTCGGAGAGCACCTTGCCTTGCTCGGCAGTCAACAAGGCCGCAAGGGCGTCCTGATGCTGCATCACTAAATCGAACCAGCGCCGTAAAATATCTGCACGTGCTTTCGCAGTCTGCGCCTGCCAATCGGGCAGTGCCGCCTCGGCCGCCTCGATGGCGCGCCGCGTCTCCGCGACGCCGCAATCGGCCACTTTCGCGAGCACTTGACCGTCAACAGGGTTGCGAATTTCGAAGCGACGCCCGTCCTCGGCATCGATCCACTCACCGTTCACATAGGCCTGTTGCTGTAGAAGATTTGAAGCTAGTTTCGTCTCAGTCATAGCACAAGTAAGGTATACGAGTGCCGACATCCTGCAAGGCTCAGCCACATTTACTGCCACATAGGCAGCTCCAGCTTCCGTCATCCGGATTCGAACCCTTCGCACATTAAGAACATGCCACAATTTGACATTTTGGCATCAATTAAGCTCAGTAAATGGCATGCCAAAGGTACGACTCGAATATCGCCATCAACTGAGCCTCAACGACCTACACTTCATCAGTTCCGCGTTGGCAGGCGACAGCCCTCGCGAAGCCGAGGCGATCGCTTACTTACTGGTCGCCCCCGCCACCGTCGACACGATTTTAGACCAGCCCGCGCTCTTAGACTACGTGCTCGCGAGCCCGGACACCCTGCGCATCAGCCCACGCCTTTACTTTTATCTACTCAGCCGGCACAGCTTAAAAAGCTCCGGCTTAGACAGCCCGGAACTGGCCGACTACGTCTCCGGCGTCTTGGAGTTTTTTTTAGAAGCAGGCTTCCATCCGCACACTAGTAGCCGGGGCATTTTCTATATTGTCGACTGGCTCAAACAAATCGAGATCAGCCCCGAGGGCAAACGCTATGAGCTCTATGTCATGGCTGGAGAGCACCTCCTATTTCTCACCGGAATTTTCCCTCAGGTGATTAAAGAACGCAGTCAACGGCGCGGCGCGCCAGCTCTCTCATTTTACGAATCTGTCGGAGGCGGCTCTTACCGCTCGGCTGCGCAGCACCCGTTCAGCCAGAAGAGCGATACCACGGCTCTGTATCAAAGCCTGGCCGAAGCCTTTCCTGCGATCCGCAGTGCTCTCAACGATTTATCCGATCGCTTGATCACGCTGGACTGATCGCTGTCAATATCGCAGCAGATTCTACGCATCCACAGATGCTAGGGCGAAGTCGACAACTAAGGGATTGAGTATCGCTTGATCCAATGGACACAGGTGTGCACGCCACAGTGAAAAATCCTTCTCGGATACTATTTACAGCGATCGACATCACACTTAAAACCTGCCCTTTAAGAACTCACAACAGCTGCTTTGACAGACTCCATGGACAACGAAACATACCCTCTTCTGACTGCCGTCGACGCGCGCGTGCTCGGCTGCTTACTTGAAAAAGCGGCCACCACCCCGGACGCCTACCCGCTCACCCTGAACAGCTTGCTATTGGCCTGTAACCAAAAGTCGAACCGCCAGCCAGTGGTGGAATATGACGAAGAAACCGTGCTGGAATCGATCGACGACCTGAGAAAGGCCAAGTTAGTCTTCCGCGTCGACGTGGCCGGCTCACGCGTCGCCAAATATCGCCATAATATCGACGAGCATCTCGGCCTCGACAAAGCCGGCAAGGCACTGCTCACCGTATTATTGCTGCGCGGCGCCCAGACCCTCGGCGAATTACGCACCCGCTGCGAACGCATGCATTCCTTTGCCACCACCGACGAAGTCGAGGCGACGCTGAAGGAGATCGCTGAAGATATCGACCGCCCGATGTGGACAAAGCTACCGCGTTTACCAGGTAAAAAAGAAGAGCGCTATCAGCACCTCTTTTCCGGAGAGCCCACACCAGCAACAGAATCGGACACCGCCGATAGCGAGGCAGTCATCAGCACGTCCAGCCCGCTCAGCAGCCGCGATGCACGCATTCAAGAGCTGGAAACCACGGTAGAAACCCTCCAAGCTGAACTCGACGAATTAAAGGCCGCCTTCGAAGAATTTCAGAAACAATTCCAGTAGGCGCACCTTAATTCTGAAGTCAGAGGCCTGAAGTCAGAAAACAGAAGCCAGTCACTGTGAATCCGTTCGTTATGAAAA
The nucleotide sequence above comes from Coraliomargarita algicola. Encoded proteins:
- a CDS encoding YceH family protein encodes the protein MDNETYPLLTAVDARVLGCLLEKAATTPDAYPLTLNSLLLACNQKSNRQPVVEYDEETVLESIDDLRKAKLVFRVDVAGSRVAKYRHNIDEHLGLDKAGKALLTVLLLRGAQTLGELRTRCERMHSFATTDEVEATLKEIAEDIDRPMWTKLPRLPGKKEERYQHLFSGEPTPATESDTADSEAVISTSSPLSSRDARIQELETTVETLQAELDELKAAFEEFQKQFQ